From Ignavibacteriota bacterium:
GGTCCCGGCCAGCGGGATCACGGTGGCATCGTTCGTCCTCAATGTCCAGAATGGCGTCGTCGGTTTCTCCAACACCGGGCTTGCGGTGCTTCCCTGGCTCTCCGTCGTCCTCGCCCTGCTGATGGTCAGCAAGGTGCGGTACGATACGCTCCCGAAGGTCTCGAAGAAAGCCATCAAGAAAGAGCCGTGGAAATTCGTCTTCGGCGTCCTGGCCGTCATCGTCGTCGTTGTCACGAGCGGCAATGCCATCTTCCCGCTGCTGATCGCTTTCATCGTTCTCGGTATGATCCGGTGGGTCGTGACGTTCATCCGGCGCATCGCGAGCGGACGTTCGCAGTTCGAAGAAGAAGAGCATGTGAGCCATTCACGGATCGAATCCTGACGGGAGGATGCCCCAGTGTTTCGTGCGGTCATACAGATAACCCTCCGCCCCTCGATCCTCGATCCCCAGGGGAAAGCCGTGGCGCATGCGGTCGGGACCCTCGGGGTCAATGGCGTGCGATCGGTGCGCATGGGCAAGCATGTTGAGGTCCTCTTCGATGGCGTGTCGGAAGACGAAGCCCGCCGTGCAACAGAGGAGATGTGCAGGAAATTACTCGCGAATCCGGTGATGGAAGACTACCGGTTCACGGTCGAGAAGGTGCAATGATGCAGTCCCCGGTCCGGTTCGGTATCGTCGTGTTCCCCGGTTCCAACTGCGACCACGATGCGTATCATGTCTGTCGCAAGGTGCTGGGACAGGAGGCGGTCTTCCTCTGGCATAAGGACCCCGACCTGAAGGATGTGGATGTCGTGATCCTGCCGGGCGGATTTTCGTACGGTGACTATCTCCGGTGCGGGGCGATCGCGCGGTTCTCCCCCGTGATGCGCGAGGTGGTACGGTTCGCCGAGGGCGGCGGACCGGTGCTCGGGATCTGCAATGGATTCCAGATCCTGGTGGAAGCAGGCCTGTTGCCGGGCGTCCTGTTGCGCAATGCATCGCTCCGGTTCGCCTGCAAGAATGTCCGGATCCGTGTCGAGAATCCATTCACGCCCTTCACGTCCGCTTGTGCGGCGGGCGACGTGCTCACCATCCCCATCGCCCACGGTGAGGGGAATTACTTCGCCGATGAAGACACGATCCGCCGGCTTGAAGAGAATGGCCAGGTGGCCTTCCGGTACTGTTCACCGGGAGGGGAGATCACGGCCGACAGCAACCCGAACGGGTCCCTGGGGAACATCGCCGGGATCATCAACGAACGGGGGAATGTTCTCGGGATGATGCCGCACCCCGAGCGGGCAGCCGATCCGCTGCTCGGGTTCACGGACGGCCAGAAGGTGTTTGCATCGATCATAGAACATGTCCTTTCACGCGTCACCCCCGGTGCTGCGGAGGAAGAGGCAGTTGTCACTGGAGAGAAAGGCAGGAGCTAAGACTATGGGCAATCTGGGCACAACCGAGATCATTCTTATTGCGCTGGTGTTCGTCATTTTCTTCGGCGCCAAGAAGATCCCCGAGCTCGCACAGGGCCTGGGAAAGGGTATCCGTGAGTTCCGCAAAGCAGCTCGCGAAGTGCAGGAGGATGTCGATACCGATGGCAAGAAGATCGACGCCCGTTCATCGGAATCCAAAGGATAATCGACCGTGCTGTTCGACAACATCGGCGGCTCCGAACTCCTTGTCATCGTGCTGGTGATGTTCCTGTTCTTCGGCCCCAAGAAATTGCCGGAGGCCGGCAAGAACATCGGCAGGGCGATGCGCGAGTTCAAGAATGCCATGCGCGGCCTCAAGGACGATCTGGATAAATCGACCAAGATCGACTGAGTCCCGGTCCCATCCCGCGCCTGGTACCGGCGCTCCCATTTCCATCCCGGACGTTTCGACCACGTGCATCCCTGGGTTACATACGACAGCACCCTCCGCGCGCTTGAACGCGGCGAGACGACCTGCGAACAGGTGACGGAAGGGTTCCTTCGCACCATCGCGGGCGGAACGCGCCTCAATGCTTTCCTCAGCGTGTTCAACGAGAAGGCTCTCGACCGCGCGCGGGAGATCGACCGCAAACGTGCCGATGGCCGCGCGGGGCGCCTCGCCGGCATGGTCATCGCCGTGAAGGACGTCCTGAGCATGCGGAACGAGAAGGTCACCTGCGCCTCCCGTATCCTGCAGGACTACGTCGCGCCGTATGATGCGACCGTGATCGAACGCCTCCTCGCGGAGGACGCGATCCTGATCGGCAAGACGAACCTCGATGAGTTCGCGATGGGATCGTCGACAGAGAACTCCGCGTTCGGCCCGGTGCTCAATCCGGTGGATGAAACGCGCGTCCCCGGCGGTTCCAGCGGCGGATCCTGTGTCGCCGTCGCCGCGGGCATGGCCCACACCGCCCTCGGTACCGACACGGGCGGGTCGATCCGTCAACCAGCGTCGTTCTGCGGGATCGTCGGACTCAAGCCCACCTATGGGCGCGTCTCGCGCTATGGCCTCGTGGCACTGTCGTCCTCCTTCGATCAGATCGGGCCGTTCTCCGCGAACGTGACAGATGCCGCGCGCGTGCTCCAGGTGATCGCCGGGCACGACGAACGCGACTCGACGTCCGCTGCCGTTCCTGTCCCCGAGTACGCCGCGGCCCTTACCGGCTCCTGTCAAGGATTGAAGATCGGCCTGCCGACAGAAGCCTTCGGTGAAGGATTGGATGCGAATGTCCGCGCAGCCGTGGAGGCCGCCATCGGCCGTCTGCGCGACCGCGGGGCGGTCGTCATGCCTGTGTCGCTCCGGCACGTGCCGTACCATATCTCGACGTACTATATTCTGATGACCGCGGAAGCATCGTCGAACCTCGCACGGTACGACGGCGTCAGGTTCGGGCACCGCAGTGCAGAGGCCCGTGACCTGCACGATGTGTACACGGCATCCCGGAGCGAAGGGTTCGGCGCTGAAGTGAAACGGCGCATCATGCTCGGTACCTATGTGCTCTCGGCCGGGTATTATGATGCGTACTACCGCAAAGCGCAGAAGGTGCGCCGGCTCATCCAGAAGGACTTCTTCGACGCGTTCGCGTCCGTGGACCTCATTGTGATGCCCACGGCCCCGACGACGGCGTTCAGGATCGGCGAGAAAGCCGCCGATCCACTCACCATGTATCTGTCGGATATCTATACCGTGTCAGCGAATCTGGCCGGCGTCCCCGCGATCAGCGTCCCCTGTGGGAATGCGGACGGGCTCCCGGTGGGCATGCAGTTCATCGGTAAACAGTTCGACGAAGCGACCGTCCTGAGCGCCGCGTATGCGCTCGAACAGGCCGCCTCGTAAGACAGCAGTCACCCTGTTCTATCCACATCTTCAGACCCAACACCCATGAGTATTCTGGTCAACAAGTCGACGCGGCTGGTGGTGCAGGGCATCACCGGCGGTGAGGGGACCTTTCATACAAAGCAGATGCTGGAGTACGGCACGAACGTCGTTGCAGGGGTGACCCCCGGCAAGGGCGGGCTCGCGTACCGGGGGACGGACAAGGACCCGTTCGCACGTGAAGTTCCGGTGTTCAATACGGTCGCCGATGCGGTGGCGGCGACGAAGGCCAATACCTCGGTGATCTTTGTCCCGGCAGCGTTCGCCGCGGATGCGATCATCGAAGCGGCCGATGCGGGCATTGGCGTGATCGTGTGCATCACGGAAGGCGTCCCCACGCGGGATATGCTGATGGCGTACGATCATGTGATGCGGACCGGTGCGGTGCTGATCGGGCCGAACTGCCCGGGCATCATCTCCCCCGGTCAATGCAAGGTGGGTATCATGCCCGGCTTCATCCACAAGAAGGGGAACGTGGGTGTGGTCTCCCGTAGTGGAACACTGACCTATGAGGCGGTGGGGCAGCTCACCGAACGCGGCATTGGCCAGTCCACATGCATCGGCATCGGTGGCGATCCGGTGATCGGCACCCGCTTCATCGACGCCCTGAAGCTCTTCAATGATGACCCGGAGACGATCGGTGTGATCATGATCGGGGAGATCGGCGGGTCCGCGGAGGAAGAGGCCGCCACCTACGTCAAAAAATTCATGAAGAAGCCGGTGGTCGGCTTCATCGCCGGGCGCACGGCGCCTCCGGGACGCCGCATGGGCCACGCGGGCGCGATCATCTCCGGCGGCAAGGGGACGGCACAGGAGAAGATGGATGCGATGCGCAAGGCCGGGATCGCCGTGGTCGAGAGTCCG
This genomic window contains:
- the gatA gene encoding Asp-tRNA(Asn)/Glu-tRNA(Gln) amidotransferase subunit GatA, whose protein sequence is MHPWVTYDSTLRALERGETTCEQVTEGFLRTIAGGTRLNAFLSVFNEKALDRAREIDRKRADGRAGRLAGMVIAVKDVLSMRNEKVTCASRILQDYVAPYDATVIERLLAEDAILIGKTNLDEFAMGSSTENSAFGPVLNPVDETRVPGGSSGGSCVAVAAGMAHTALGTDTGGSIRQPASFCGIVGLKPTYGRVSRYGLVALSSSFDQIGPFSANVTDAARVLQVIAGHDERDSTSAAVPVPEYAAALTGSCQGLKIGLPTEAFGEGLDANVRAAVEAAIGRLRDRGAVVMPVSLRHVPYHISTYYILMTAEASSNLARYDGVRFGHRSAEARDLHDVYTASRSEGFGAEVKRRIMLGTYVLSAGYYDAYYRKAQKVRRLIQKDFFDAFASVDLIVMPTAPTTAFRIGEKAADPLTMYLSDIYTVSANLAGVPAISVPCGNADGLPVGMQFIGKQFDEATVLSAAYALEQAAS
- the purQ gene encoding phosphoribosylformylglycinamidine synthase subunit PurQ, with amino-acid sequence MQSPVRFGIVVFPGSNCDHDAYHVCRKVLGQEAVFLWHKDPDLKDVDVVILPGGFSYGDYLRCGAIARFSPVMREVVRFAEGGGPVLGICNGFQILVEAGLLPGVLLRNASLRFACKNVRIRVENPFTPFTSACAAGDVLTIPIAHGEGNYFADEDTIRRLEENGQVAFRYCSPGGEITADSNPNGSLGNIAGIINERGNVLGMMPHPERAADPLLGFTDGQKVFASIIEHVLSRVTPGAAEEEAVVTGEKGRS
- the tatA gene encoding twin-arginine translocase TatA/TatE family subunit; its protein translation is MGNLGTTEIILIALVFVIFFGAKKIPELAQGLGKGIREFRKAAREVQEDVDTDGKKIDARSSESKG
- the purS gene encoding phosphoribosylformylglycinamidine synthase subunit PurS; protein product: MFRAVIQITLRPSILDPQGKAVAHAVGTLGVNGVRSVRMGKHVEVLFDGVSEDEARRATEEMCRKLLANPVMEDYRFTVEKVQ
- a CDS encoding twin-arginine translocase TatA/TatE family subunit; this encodes MFLFFGPKKLPEAGKNIGRAMREFKNAMRGLKDDLDKSTKID
- the sucD gene encoding succinate--CoA ligase subunit alpha, with product MSILVNKSTRLVVQGITGGEGTFHTKQMLEYGTNVVAGVTPGKGGLAYRGTDKDPFAREVPVFNTVADAVAATKANTSVIFVPAAFAADAIIEAADAGIGVIVCITEGVPTRDMLMAYDHVMRTGAVLIGPNCPGIISPGQCKVGIMPGFIHKKGNVGVVSRSGTLTYEAVGQLTERGIGQSTCIGIGGDPVIGTRFIDALKLFNDDPETIGVIMIGEIGGSAEEEAATYVKKFMKKPVVGFIAGRTAPPGRRMGHAGAIISGGKGTAQEKMDAMRKAGIAVVESPALLGETMAKALGKSVKKAAPKSAPGRKAKKAKSSVKKVVAKAAKKTVRKKK